Proteins encoded within one genomic window of Carassius gibelio isolate Cgi1373 ecotype wild population from Czech Republic chromosome A4, carGib1.2-hapl.c, whole genome shotgun sequence:
- the LOC127970453 gene encoding YEATS domain-containing protein 4, with translation MFKRMAEFGPDSGGRVKGVTIVKPIVFGNVARYFGKKREDDGHTHQWTVYVKPYRNEDMSAYVKKIQFKLHESYGNPLRVVTKPPYEITETGWGEFEIIIKIFFIDPNERPVTLYHLLKLFQSDSSAMPKKTVVSEFYDEMIFQDPTAMMQQLLNTTRQLTLGAYKHETEFAELELRTREKLEAAKKKTSLEITELKERLKASRENINFLKGEIRRLEEEDQMKDH, from the exons ATGTTTAAGAGGATGGCTGAATTTGGTCCAGATTCGGGGGGACGTGTGAAG GGAGTGACTATCGTGAAACCTATCGTGTTTGGAAACGTTGCACGATATTTTGGCAAGAAAAGAGAAGACGATGGTCACACTCATCAGTGGACAGTTTATGTGAAGCCTTACAGAAATGAG GATATGTCtgcttatgtaaaaaaaatacagttcaaaCTGCATGAAAGTTACGGGAACCCTTTAAGAG TGGTTACGAAGCCTCCGTATGAGATTACAGAGACTGGATGGGGAGAGTTTGAGATTATCATAAAGATCTTCTTCATCGATCCAAACGAGAGACCG GTCACGCTGTATCATCTGCTGAAGCTCTTCCAGTCCGACTCCAGCGCCATGCCGAAGAAGACCGTCGTGTCCGAGTTCTACGACGAGATG ATATTTCAAGACCCTACAGCCATGATGCAACAGCTCCTGAACACCACCAGACAGCTGACGTTAGGTGCCTACAAACACGAGACCGAGT TTGCAGAGCTGGAGTTACGGACACGAGAAAAACTGGAAGCGGCGAAGAAGAAGACGAGCCTGGAGATCACAGAGCTGAAGGAGCGACTGAAAGCCTCCAGAGAAAACATCAACTTCCTGAAGGGAGAGATCCGCAGACTGGAGGAGGAGGACCAGATGAAGGATCACTGA